GGCCCGCGCAAGCACCGTCGCGACCAGGTCGCCGAGTCGGCCGGCGTGCCCGTCGAGCACGCGCGCCGGCTCTGGCGCGCCGTCGGCTTCGCCGACGTGGGCGACGAGGCGGTCGCCTTCACCGACCGCGACCTCGAGGCGCTGGCCCGGGTGCAGGGCCTGGTGCGCGACGGGGTGCTCGACGACGAGCTCGCGGTCAGCGTCACGCGGGCGATGGGGCACAACGCGGCGCGGCTGGTCGAGTGGCTCTACGACGCGCTGGTCGAGCACCTGGTCGACGAGGGGCTCGAGGTGGAGACCGCAGCCGGCCGGGCGGTCGAGCTGGTGACCGAGCACCTCGACGAGCTCGACGAGCTGGTGATGTTCGTGTGGCGGCGGCAGCTGGCTGCCGTGTCCGGACGCGCCCTGGCGATCGCCGCCCGCGAGACGGTCACCGGTCGACTCTCGGTGGGCTTCGCCGACCTGGTGTCCTACACCCGGCTGTCGCAG
The genomic region above belongs to Actinomycetes bacterium and contains:
- a CDS encoding adenylate/guanylate cyclase domain-containing protein, giving the protein GPRKHRRDQVAESAGVPVEHARRLWRAVGFADVGDEAVAFTDRDLEALARVQGLVRDGVLDDELAVSVTRAMGHNAARLVEWLYDALVEHLVDEGLEVETAAGRAVELVTEHLDELDELVMFVWRRQLAAVSGRALAIAARETVTGRLSVGFADLVSYTRLSQKLEERELASLVDRFGRRSADVVAGAGGRLVKTVGDEILFVADSAAGAATIGLELAETMAEDPVLPDVRVGVATGTVLTRMGDVFGRTVNLASRLTALAAPGTVLVDAETARALEGDDSFALDVERTRAVRGIGLVRPGVVRRTR